A window of the Sardina pilchardus chromosome 21, fSarPil1.1, whole genome shotgun sequence genome harbors these coding sequences:
- the tmsb1 gene encoding thymosin beta 1 — MSDNNPVSQEVQSFDKKGLKKTTTAEKNTLPTSADIEAEKKAAAESK; from the exons ATGAGCGACAACAACCCCGTCTCCCAGGAGGTGCAGTCCTTCGACAAGAAGGGCCTGAAGAAGACCACCACGGCAGAGAAGAACACTCTCCCGACCTCGGCAG ATATCGAGGCGGAGAAGAAAGCAGCGGCGGAGTCCAAATGA